AGACGAGCGTCGagtttttaacaaaaatgtaaGTTTTAAAACATGGTTCACTCATTGCTTGTGGTTTTTCATTCAGTATCGTTTCCTTGGCCGTGGTTATTGTGCTGTATTTCTATTCTATTTTAATTGGAATCGTTTTCGTTTTGGTTAAATAGAGCTTCTGGTTCTTTCTGCTGAATATTTCTATCATTTATTGTCGTTTTCATTGTCGTTTTTATGCTGGTAACATCTCGGTTTCACGGATTTTTATGTTCAGTTTGTTTTATACCATTTACTAACCTAAGTCTACAGAAATtaggatttaaaaaaatgatccTGCAGGATCCTGGATAGTTAGGTAGTCAATTTGTCTGCAGTGCTTAATACCATTCTGGACAATGTCCGGCCTGTTCAACCTATAGAACCGATAATCGATGTCGATAGACATCGTTAATAATCGATAGCAGAAAATTTGTGAGTTCAATGGGTGGTTCAGACAAGCCACATACAGCTAAATCAAGTTGTCTAATTCAATTTAGTTGTATGCAACTTGCCTGCGTCACCCGTACAACTTATATCATAGAGTGTAAATCATCTCAAAGATACAACGAGATACAACTCTTGGCTATGGCACGAAAAAGTGAtaggatttttaaaacatgttTTAATATCCTACGAAAATTGGAGCAGTGATttacaaatattttcaataaatttCAGTTTTTTGTTCTTGGGAACCCTTAAACTCTCAAAAGATTCTCATCATAACTCCCTTGAGAAAGCTTCGAGTATGGTCATTTCTGGCCCCATCTAGCCCTATTTGTATTAGTTTTGATATGTTGCACATTAAAAGAGCTGAACAGGCTACAATAGATTAACTATGTACTAGAAACAAGCCAGGAAAATTATTAATATGTTGTCAAAGGATTTCGATCATGGTCTTGCTATTAATTCTTGAGGTTGCAATATTTGTAAAAtacccttttttataagaaggTGTGCTTGGCCACCGACAAAAATGAGGTTTGGATAagttattctaaaaaaatctaaTCATAACTTCAAATTCAAAGGAACGATTTTAATGTCATCTGTGTAATTTTTTGAAGGAAATTTGATTCTTAAAAGTGATTTGTTAGGGTCATTTAAGAATTATAGCTTTATggcatgacaaaaaaaaatactttggattattttcttttcaggtCTGATGACCATCTACTTAAAGTAACAAGCAATGGAGAACAAGCAAGCACAGAAACTCTCTCATGTTCACAGACTGATATGGGAGAAACTAGTCCCATCACTACAATATCAGAATCCACACCTCTTATAAACTCTAGTACACCAATTAAAGCTGAACACCATGAGCGTCATGGCACTATACTCTCATCCATCTTTACTCTAGTATCCACAATGATTGGTGGAGGGGTGTTGTCTTTGCCATTTGCCTTTCAACAAGGTGGTTTTGTTATGAGCTCACTGGTATTAATATTTGTGCTAATGGCATCAACACATGGAGGGTTTCTCATAATCAACAGTAAGAAGTATTGTCAAGGACGCATCAAGAATGTGGAGGACGTGGGACGAATTGCATTTGGATACAAAGGAGAGGTAAccctttttttagattttgaatcggaatattattataaatttatacTCAATGATTATACACTATGCATTGAAAGGCTGTTAATTACATGGGCCTATGCCTTGTTTGCCTAGTTAGTAAACTGTATCAGAAGCAGATCAAGATTTTAGAATTAAAATTGTTGAGTGTTAATGAGATTTTATGTTAAACACCTCACCTTTATGACTTTCCATTTTCCACATCTTCCAGCCTACACCATTACATTATTCTTTCCAGCTTCATTTGGCTCATCCTTTGATAAGGGTGTATTCAGGACAGGATTTAGGGGTGACAGGGAATTAATGTAATGCcctctgtttttgttttatggtGGTTTTGCCCTCCTTCCACCTCCACTTCTGCTTAACCACACAAAGATTGCTCTGTAGTGAGATCAAAGATTCTAATCCCAAGCCATGGTTGTCATTTATATATGTATGTAGCGGTGCACTACATATCTGtttgtccattttttttttctttaggtTCTGACTCAGCTGGTACTGATAGTCACTTTGTTTCTGTGTTCTGTTGCTTACTGGATTCTTATTACTGACCAGGTAAGCTGCTAAAAAGTTATTGTTTAAACACTTTTAGAGGGTGTCACACCAGTTTACTCCAGGCTGACTGAAACCTCAAAAGATAAAAGAATCTATCTGTCAGGCTGATGGAAACCTcgaaagaatctattagaatccacaCAACAGGCCACCTGCTATACATTATTAGTCACATCCTTGAAGAAACGTcgaatagacacactgcttgtacaatttttttaacatttttcgCCTTTTCTGTTAAAATTAATGGCTTCGAGGAGCCTAGGTGCTTGGAGATGTTATGTAACCAACCAGAAGTAATCTGGTGCAAATGCCGCTTTAAGATACACACCTCCCTCGTTGTGAAATGGGATGGCTATTTCACCATCTTTGTTGATTCCAAAGGCAGGTCCATTTTGATTTTGCTGAAAATATAAAGGAGTAACTGTGTGTATATTGTCCTCCTTCCATGAACATTTGCTTTGGTCCCCTTAAAGTGTTCGAATTCTTGAATCTTTTCCTGTTACAAATACGTTATCTCTAACATTTACTTGCACCTTTCTTTCTTCAGTTACAACCATTGTTTTTCCTCATGTGCGGTCCAAACTCATTTTGGGCGAAGAAGATTGTGGTTCTTACAATTCCTGTCCTTGTTATATTTCCATTCACGTTACTTAAAAGTATGAGTGCTCTGAAGTTCACCTCTTTCCTCAGGTTAGTTCTGCTGCTTCATTAAAATTCAAGGTCTTTGTTAAATAACATCAAAAGTGAATTTCGTGAAAACAATATAGAAATAGGCTATAAAGCTTCAATTAAAAGGACATGAGAGTTGATGAGAGCTCTCATCTGCTCATGTGCATTTAACCTTTTACTCTCAGGTACACTCATCAACTCTCGGCAACTCTCATTCACTTTGAACTTGTTTAAGTTCAGCATGAGGGCTATCACCTTAAAATAATGCTAAAGTGAATAAGGCATATGAGAGTATTTACAAAGGTCTGCAGTTTTCACAAAATAAGTGAAGTTTAACATGTAATAACAGAATCGGTGATGAAATTAAATGATCATTTGATAAAAACATTACCCACTCTCATCAACTCTCAAAGACCATTTGATGGCAACAAAGTAAAAACTAGAAAAAATGGAAATCTTGTCAACTCTCATATTCATTTAAATGAGGGTTGATTATAGGTGGAGTTATTGACATTGTgaataaaaagttttttttttctttgtagtgtCTTTTGTGTAATGTTTCTCGCTGGAGGGATAGTGCACCAATCAGTGGAGTCCCACATTGGCGGAAGGATTACTCGTCCAGACAACCCTGTCAAATGGTGGCCAAAAGACTTGGGTGGTTTTCTAACATCAGTCTCAATAACGGGCCTGACATTTGCTTGTCACTTCAACATTCTGCCTATGCACAGTGAGCTACGATatcaaacaagacaaaacaaaagaatcatTCTGTACTCTGCTATGGCGATAACCTATTGTCTGAATGTGGTGGTCAGCTTTTTTGGATTTATGCAGGTAGGCATGCACCACTCAGTGCTAGTGCTGAGTTATCTGATCAGAAAAGGTAGATGTGATACCCCAGTATGGAACCCTTGCCAACAAACCCTTACCAAAATTGATTGGCCATGCTACTGTATAGATATAGCCTCCTTTATGCTAATGTGATCATGCTTTGAAGCTCGTCCCTGTCCGTCCATCCGTCCACCTTCAGTATCATCTTAcatatgtttttgtttcagtttcgTAAATATGTCGATCAGGACATAACCAAGAACTATCCTCATGATAACGTAGTGTTGACTATTGGCCGGTGTGCCCTTGCTCTGACGCTGTTACTCAGCTTTCCTCTTCTTATATTCCCATgccgtgacgtcatcaacAGGGTAACTGACGGCTTGCACTATGAATGAATGTTGGTTCACATACACCGACTTTTCAGGATGTTTATCGATTAAACTGTTTATAAGCTGCGTTAGCAAGCTTTTGCTGTAGCCtgtaagaagaaaaaaatatgtttgtaAGGCAGAGAAGAAGTAAACGATCACTAAATTGATCCGACAAATCGATGCATGCAAATCAACCCTAAGGAGTCTGATAGGTTTAGAGCGTGGTATACctaaagccctgtgcaaatTGCGGCAGCACCTGCCATCATTGCTGGCGAAGtttcgcttgactgactataggacaaaggaaatgtcaaaatgggaaataaGCTTTCCGACATTatctttgtcttgtggtcagtcgagcaagaacTCTCCAACCATGCTGGTAGGtcctggcgcagtttgcacggggcttaacATGctattcaatattttgatgGTGCGTGAATTGATATTCTTGTTCACTACCATATCagcttttttgtatttaatttCGTATC
The sequence above is a segment of the Nematostella vectensis chromosome 2, jaNemVect1.1, whole genome shotgun sequence genome. Coding sequences within it:
- the LOC5514779 gene encoding probable sodium-coupled neutral amino acid transporter 6 codes for the protein MSDDHLLKVTSNGEQASTETLSCSQTDMGETSPITTISESTPLINSSTPIKAEHHERHGTILSSIFTLVSTMIGGGVLSLPFAFQQGGFVMSSLVLIFVLMASTHGGFLIINSKKYCQGRIKNVEDVGRIAFGYKGEVLTQLVLIVTLFLCSVAYWILITDQLQPLFFLMCGPNSFWAKKIVVLTIPVLVIFPFTLLKSMSALKFTSFLSVFCVMFLAGGIVHQSVESHIGGRITRPDNPVKWWPKDLGGFLTSVSITGLTFACHFNILPMHSELRYQTRQNKRIILYSAMAITYCLNVVVSFFGFMQFRKYVDQDITKNYPHDNVVLTIGRCALALTLLLSFPLLIFPCRDVINRLIWKEHAPILATDSVSRTMFLISNDTLSGPSRIIWLAETVFLVFFSYVLAYYIPQVAMVWGFVGAIGTTLTIYILPPAFYLRVRLHPSRPDLKQVAAWGLMLVGILVLIVCTYQSFVNVINPIPAVISHATNISVTDSS